Proteins found in one uncultured Desulfuromonas sp. genomic segment:
- a CDS encoding DUF927 domain-containing protein, with product MAKDSDFNDLGKAKGLSLVKNKVDSAVKAEKGVPYGRYIVKLDGVYMQVENKDDTVEEVYFCTRLAPVGIARSSNGDNFTLVLELTDLDRQKKTWVLSQEQIYKSGGEEARIQFVNLGGCFAPNTRERSQFVDLMKSFCRQSGTLPRITLADRSGWINKDQHYAYVMPEDTIGALGEENVLLPNPGDGAPNYSMSGTLDQWRQQIGRLCVGNSRLVFAVSLPLAGALLAPTGVEGGGFNIIGNSGDGKTTTMHVAASATGPPRQQIKTCDNTANAFESTAAQHNDACLLMDELGQAPPEQIGQIVYKLAGGVGRGRADQHGNARTRRQWKISFLTTGETDLGTMLASVGKRSFAGQELRLADIPADADRDMGVFEKLHELESPAKLADHLKAASSQFHGSLFNAYITKLVDEMNNPEQRAARLGWISEAQQHFAQAIIPAAASGQVHRVASRFALVAVGGELATLYGLTGWRAGEAMDAAMICFEAWLQRRGTAGQAEVEQFLRQVSAFFELHGESRFTLMGRKNKPTVNRAGFRNNVAEFSAEEEYEYFVFPSAYNDEICKGFDPRWCTQVLIEKGLLKPGPGGKASISRRLPGVGKTTRCYHFPAPTENSDTE from the coding sequence ATGGCAAAAGATAGCGACTTTAACGATCTGGGCAAGGCTAAGGGCCTCAGTCTGGTAAAAAACAAGGTAGACAGCGCTGTAAAGGCTGAAAAGGGCGTTCCCTATGGCCGCTACATCGTAAAGCTCGACGGCGTTTATATGCAGGTCGAAAACAAAGACGACACCGTAGAGGAGGTGTACTTCTGCACCCGTCTAGCCCCTGTGGGTATCGCCCGAAGCAGCAACGGCGACAACTTCACTCTGGTCCTCGAACTAACCGACCTTGACCGCCAGAAAAAGACCTGGGTCTTATCCCAAGAACAGATTTACAAATCAGGGGGCGAGGAAGCCCGCATTCAGTTTGTCAATCTCGGGGGCTGCTTTGCCCCCAATACCCGCGAGCGTTCACAGTTCGTGGACCTGATGAAGAGCTTTTGTCGGCAGTCGGGCACCCTGCCTCGTATTACGCTTGCGGACCGTAGCGGCTGGATCAATAAAGACCAGCATTACGCCTATGTCATGCCGGAGGACACCATAGGTGCTTTGGGCGAAGAAAACGTCCTGCTGCCCAATCCTGGGGACGGTGCGCCCAATTACAGCATGAGCGGCACCCTTGATCAATGGCGGCAGCAGATTGGACGGCTCTGTGTCGGCAATAGTCGGCTGGTGTTTGCCGTGTCCCTTCCTTTGGCTGGGGCGCTTCTCGCCCCTACCGGGGTTGAAGGGGGCGGTTTTAATATTATCGGTAATTCCGGTGATGGTAAAACCACCACAATGCACGTGGCCGCATCCGCTACCGGACCACCACGGCAGCAGATAAAGACCTGTGATAATACCGCCAACGCGTTTGAATCAACGGCAGCACAGCACAATGACGCCTGTCTGCTCATGGATGAGCTGGGGCAGGCACCGCCGGAACAGATCGGTCAAATCGTCTATAAGCTGGCCGGGGGCGTCGGTCGGGGCCGTGCCGATCAACACGGCAATGCTCGTACCCGCCGACAGTGGAAAATCAGCTTTCTGACCACCGGAGAAACCGACTTAGGCACTATGCTTGCCTCAGTCGGCAAACGTAGCTTTGCGGGGCAAGAATTGCGTCTGGCGGACATTCCCGCCGACGCTGACCGTGATATGGGAGTTTTTGAAAAACTGCATGAGCTTGAATCCCCGGCAAAGTTGGCCGACCACCTGAAAGCCGCAAGCAGTCAATTCCACGGATCACTGTTTAACGCCTACATAACCAAGCTTGTCGATGAAATGAACAATCCAGAGCAGCGAGCTGCCCGCCTGGGGTGGATTAGCGAAGCACAGCAGCATTTTGCACAGGCGATAATCCCCGCCGCTGCATCGGGTCAGGTCCACCGTGTGGCCTCTCGTTTTGCTCTGGTTGCCGTTGGGGGCGAGCTGGCAACCCTTTACGGCCTCACAGGCTGGCGAGCAGGTGAAGCTATGGACGCGGCTATGATCTGCTTTGAAGCCTGGCTGCAACGTCGAGGCACAGCCGGACAGGCGGAGGTAGAGCAATTCTTACGGCAGGTTTCCGCATTCTTTGAACTACACGGGGAGAGTCGCTTTACCCTCATGGGGCGAAAAAATAAGCCCACAGTTAACCGTGCGGGATTTCGTAACAACGTGGCCGAATTTTCGGCAGAAGAGGAGTATGAATACTTTGTTTTCCCCAGCGCCTACAACGATGAAATTTGCAAAGGGTTTGACCCGCGTTGGTGCACTCAGGTTTTGATTGAAAAAGGGCTACTTAAACCTGGACCCGGCGGCAAGGCGTCAATTTCAAGAAGGCTGCCGGGGGTAGGAAAAACAACACGCTGTTATCACTTTCCCGCACCAACCGAAAATAGTGATACGGAATAA